AGCGGCAGCAGGTGCTGCAACTCGGTGGCGAAGCTTCCGGAATCGATACGTAGCGTCAAGGTCCCGCCGGTGCCGTCGTGGGGTGGATAGGAGATGCGTTCCGGCAAGGTATGGCGGGCCAGCTCCGGCCCGACGATTTGCGGCCAGTCGGCGGCGACGGCGCCGTCGGACATTCCGCGCTCGCGGAACAAAGGGCGAGCGACGCGCAGGACCGCCTCGCCCAAGGCACGGGGGCCGCCATGGCGTCGGGATTGGCCATCCTTGCTCATGGCCCTATGCTACGCGCCCCATGACGCCCCGGCAACTCACCTCCGCCTTGCTCGCCTGGTACGACCGCCATCGTCGGCGCCTGCCTTGGCGCGCCCTGCCCGGCGAGACTCCCGATCCCTATCGGGTTTGGCTGTCCGAAATCATGCTCCAGCAGACCACGGTGGCCACCGTCGGCCCCTACTACGAGGCCTTCCTGAGGCGCTGGCCGACCGTCGAGGCCCTGGCCGCCGCGCCTCTGGACGATGTCCTGCATGCCTGGCAGGGCTTGGGCTACTACG
This Magnetospirillum sp. WYHS-4 DNA region includes the following protein-coding sequences:
- a CDS encoding DUF721 domain-containing protein, giving the protein MSKDGQSRRHGGPRALGEAVLRVARPLFRERGMSDGAVAADWPQIVGPELARHTLPERISYPPHDGTGGTLTLRIDSGSFATELQHLLPLLIERINGYFGYRAVGRVKLLQGPLPSRPVPPRPPVLRPLEPEEEEALARSIAGIADPELRASLEKLGRAILGRPAS